A genomic stretch from Helianthus annuus cultivar XRQ/B chromosome 1, HanXRQr2.0-SUNRISE, whole genome shotgun sequence includes:
- the LOC110941001 gene encoding protein LNK3 isoform X2, whose translation MFDVLFSFTVTIKMEWYFSNEVEDVVVPKDYEEAQMISSPESWSQWGMTGSKKNLNSMTGEELTFNGGKNFYNETSTSNNSSIYINGGSLLWNDEADFQQFVEEEARINHMDDIFFSSLLEENDPTGPHDLGNDANIFEGEMVNSEYVGSHGQSSKYLKTHAFSPSTDWGNSEVSTTYQMPKEYTSNENMEESVLSNLERVTSQFTDRTRICFRDAFYRLAESSKQSLNSCQDGESTMTSIDDSSRAGGAESKTNAIDRTVASLVFH comes from the exons ATGTTTGATGTGTTGTTTTCATTTACAGTGACTATTAAGATGGAGTGGTATTTCAGTAACGAAGTTGAAGATGTTGTTGTTCCAAAGGATTATGAAGAAGCACAAATGATATCATCACCAGAAAGCTGGTCGCAATGGGGAATGACTGGCTCAAAAAAGAATTTGAACTCCATGACAGGAGAAGAACTCACCTTCAATGGAGGAAAGAACTTTTATAATGAAACATCAACATCGAACAATTCAAGCATATACATCAATGGTGGATCCCTTTTGTGGAATGATGAAGCAGATTTTCAACAATTTGTAGAGGAAGAAGCCAGAATCAATCACATGGATGACATATTCTT CAGTTCATTACTTGAAGAAAATGATCCAACTGGGCCCCATGACCTAGGCAATGATGCTAACATCTTTGAGGGCGAAATGGTAAATTCTGAATATGTAGGAAGCCATGGACAAAGCTCGAAATACCTCAAAACACATGCCTTCTCTCCATCAACAGACTGGGGTAACAGTGAAGTTTCAACAACTTATCAAATGCCcaag GAATATACAAGCAACGAGAACATGGAAGAATCAGTATTGAGTAATCTTGAAAGGGTGACTTCACAG tTCACGGACAGAACTCGAATTTGCTTTCGAGATGCTTTCTACCGACTTGCAGAAAGCTCAAAACAATCATTGAACTCATGCCAAGATGGAGAATCTACGATGACTTCTATTGATGATTCGTCGAG GGCTGGAGGAGCAGAATCAAAAACAAATGCTATTGATAGAACAGTAGCCAGTCTCGTGTTTCATTAA
- the LOC110941001 gene encoding protein LNK3 isoform X1 encodes MFDVLFSFTVTIKMEWYFSNEVEDVVVPKDYEEAQMISSPESWSQWGMTGSKKNLNSMTGEELTFNGGKNFYNETSTSNNSSIYINGGSLLWNDEADFQQFVEEEARINHMDDIFFSLLEENDPTGPHDLGNDANIFEGEMVNSEYVGSHGQSSKYLKTHAFSPSTDWGNSEVSTTYQMPKEYTSNENMEESVLSNLERVTSQFTDRTRICFRDAFYRLAESSKQSLNSCQDGESTMTSIDDSSRAGGAESKTNAIDRTVASLVFH; translated from the exons ATGTTTGATGTGTTGTTTTCATTTACAGTGACTATTAAGATGGAGTGGTATTTCAGTAACGAAGTTGAAGATGTTGTTGTTCCAAAGGATTATGAAGAAGCACAAATGATATCATCACCAGAAAGCTGGTCGCAATGGGGAATGACTGGCTCAAAAAAGAATTTGAACTCCATGACAGGAGAAGAACTCACCTTCAATGGAGGAAAGAACTTTTATAATGAAACATCAACATCGAACAATTCAAGCATATACATCAATGGTGGATCCCTTTTGTGGAATGATGAAGCAGATTTTCAACAATTTGTAGAGGAAGAAGCCAGAATCAATCACATGGATGACATATTCTT TTCATTACTTGAAGAAAATGATCCAACTGGGCCCCATGACCTAGGCAATGATGCTAACATCTTTGAGGGCGAAATGGTAAATTCTGAATATGTAGGAAGCCATGGACAAAGCTCGAAATACCTCAAAACACATGCCTTCTCTCCATCAACAGACTGGGGTAACAGTGAAGTTTCAACAACTTATCAAATGCCcaag GAATATACAAGCAACGAGAACATGGAAGAATCAGTATTGAGTAATCTTGAAAGGGTGACTTCACAG tTCACGGACAGAACTCGAATTTGCTTTCGAGATGCTTTCTACCGACTTGCAGAAAGCTCAAAACAATCATTGAACTCATGCCAAGATGGAGAATCTACGATGACTTCTATTGATGATTCGTCGAG GGCTGGAGGAGCAGAATCAAAAACAAATGCTATTGATAGAACAGTAGCCAGTCTCGTGTTTCATTAA
- the LOC110941001 gene encoding protein LNK3 isoform X3 — MEWYFSNEVEDVVVPKDYEEAQMISSPESWSQWGMTGSKKNLNSMTGEELTFNGGKNFYNETSTSNNSSIYINGGSLLWNDEADFQQFVEEEARINHMDDIFFSSLLEENDPTGPHDLGNDANIFEGEMVNSEYVGSHGQSSKYLKTHAFSPSTDWGNSEVSTTYQMPKEYTSNENMEESVLSNLERVTSQFTDRTRICFRDAFYRLAESSKQSLNSCQDGESTMTSIDDSSRAGGAESKTNAIDRTVASLVFH, encoded by the exons ATGGAGTGGTATTTCAGTAACGAAGTTGAAGATGTTGTTGTTCCAAAGGATTATGAAGAAGCACAAATGATATCATCACCAGAAAGCTGGTCGCAATGGGGAATGACTGGCTCAAAAAAGAATTTGAACTCCATGACAGGAGAAGAACTCACCTTCAATGGAGGAAAGAACTTTTATAATGAAACATCAACATCGAACAATTCAAGCATATACATCAATGGTGGATCCCTTTTGTGGAATGATGAAGCAGATTTTCAACAATTTGTAGAGGAAGAAGCCAGAATCAATCACATGGATGACATATTCTT CAGTTCATTACTTGAAGAAAATGATCCAACTGGGCCCCATGACCTAGGCAATGATGCTAACATCTTTGAGGGCGAAATGGTAAATTCTGAATATGTAGGAAGCCATGGACAAAGCTCGAAATACCTCAAAACACATGCCTTCTCTCCATCAACAGACTGGGGTAACAGTGAAGTTTCAACAACTTATCAAATGCCcaag GAATATACAAGCAACGAGAACATGGAAGAATCAGTATTGAGTAATCTTGAAAGGGTGACTTCACAG tTCACGGACAGAACTCGAATTTGCTTTCGAGATGCTTTCTACCGACTTGCAGAAAGCTCAAAACAATCATTGAACTCATGCCAAGATGGAGAATCTACGATGACTTCTATTGATGATTCGTCGAG GGCTGGAGGAGCAGAATCAAAAACAAATGCTATTGATAGAACAGTAGCCAGTCTCGTGTTTCATTAA